One Meriones unguiculatus strain TT.TT164.6M chromosome 5, Bangor_MerUng_6.1, whole genome shotgun sequence DNA segment encodes these proteins:
- the Olr1 gene encoding oxidized low-density lipoprotein receptor 1 isoform X2 → MNLEITFDDKMKPANDQPDQKSFVRKGLRLLSSPWWCPAAVTLVVLCLVLSVTLITQHTQFLQVSDLLKQYQENLTQQDHILEGQISAQQKAENTSQEVKRELKEMIDTLTQKLNKKAKEQEELLLQNQNLQEALQRAANSSEEAQRELKEMIDTLTWKLNEKAKEQEELLLQNQNLQEALQRAANSSGPCPEDWIWHKENCYLFPGPFNWARSRENCLSLDAHLMQINSTDDLNFILQATSHSSSPFWIGLHRKKPNQPWLWDNGSPLRLHFFRIRGVSFQTHPSATCAYLQQGTVFAESCGLSAFSICQKKANLSLMR, encoded by the exons ATGAATTTGGAAATTACTTTTGATGACAAGATGAAGCCTGCGAATGACCAGCCTGATCAGAAGTCGTTTGTCAGGAAGG GTCTCCGTTTGCTTTCCTCCCCATGGTGGTGTCCTGCTGCCGTGACGCTGGTGGTGCTTTGCCTGGTGTTGTCAGTGACCCTCATTACACAGCACACGCAAT TTCTTCAGGTATCTGACCTCCTAAAGCAATACCAGGAAAACCTTACTCAGCAAGATCATATCCTGGAGGGGCAAATATCAGCCCAGCAGAAGGCAGAAAACACTTCACAGGAGGTGAAGAGGGAACTGAAGGAAATGATAGACACCCTCACCCAGAAGCTGAATAAGAAAGCCAAAGAGCAGGAGGAGCTTCTGCTGCAGAACCAGAACCTCCAGGAAGCCCTGCAGAGAGCAGCCAACTCTTCAG AGGAGGCGCAGAGGGAACTGAAGGAAATGATAGACACCCTCACCTGGAAGCTGAATGAGAAAGCCAAAGAGCAGGAGGAACTTCTGCTGCAGAACCAGAACCTCCAGGAAGCCCTGCAGAGAGCAGCCAACTCTTCAG GTCCTTGTCCAGAAGACTGGATCTGGCACAAAGAAAACTGTTACCTGTTCCCTGGGCCCTTTAACTGGGCAAGAAGCCGTGAGAACTGCCTGTCTTTGGATGCCCATTTGATGCAAATTAATAGCACAGATGATCTG AACTTCATCTTACAAGCAACCTCCCATTCTAGCTCCCCGTTCTGGATAGGATTGCATCGGAAGAAACCCAACCAGCCATGGCTGTGGGACAATGGCTCTCCCTTGCGTCTTCACTT CTTTAGGATCAGGGGTGTTTCTTTCCAGACGCATCCGTCAGCCACCTGTGCATACCTTCAACAAGGGACCGTGTTTGCTGAAAGCTGCGGTTTATCTGCATTCAGCatatgccagaagaaggcaaatTTATCGCTAATGCGGTGA
- the Olr1 gene encoding oxidized low-density lipoprotein receptor 1 isoform X1, which translates to MNLEITFDDKMKPANDQPDQKSFVRKGKGLRLLSSPWWCPAAVTLVVLCLVLSVTLITQHTQFLQVSDLLKQYQENLTQQDHILEGQISAQQKAENTSQEVKRELKEMIDTLTQKLNKKAKEQEELLLQNQNLQEALQRAANSSEEAQRELKEMIDTLTWKLNEKAKEQEELLLQNQNLQEALQRAANSSGPCPEDWIWHKENCYLFPGPFNWARSRENCLSLDAHLMQINSTDDLNFILQATSHSSSPFWIGLHRKKPNQPWLWDNGSPLRLHFFRIRGVSFQTHPSATCAYLQQGTVFAESCGLSAFSICQKKANLSLMR; encoded by the exons ATGAATTTGGAAATTACTTTTGATGACAAGATGAAGCCTGCGAATGACCAGCCTGATCAGAAGTCGTTTGTCAGGAAGGGTAAAG GTCTCCGTTTGCTTTCCTCCCCATGGTGGTGTCCTGCTGCCGTGACGCTGGTGGTGCTTTGCCTGGTGTTGTCAGTGACCCTCATTACACAGCACACGCAAT TTCTTCAGGTATCTGACCTCCTAAAGCAATACCAGGAAAACCTTACTCAGCAAGATCATATCCTGGAGGGGCAAATATCAGCCCAGCAGAAGGCAGAAAACACTTCACAGGAGGTGAAGAGGGAACTGAAGGAAATGATAGACACCCTCACCCAGAAGCTGAATAAGAAAGCCAAAGAGCAGGAGGAGCTTCTGCTGCAGAACCAGAACCTCCAGGAAGCCCTGCAGAGAGCAGCCAACTCTTCAG AGGAGGCGCAGAGGGAACTGAAGGAAATGATAGACACCCTCACCTGGAAGCTGAATGAGAAAGCCAAAGAGCAGGAGGAACTTCTGCTGCAGAACCAGAACCTCCAGGAAGCCCTGCAGAGAGCAGCCAACTCTTCAG GTCCTTGTCCAGAAGACTGGATCTGGCACAAAGAAAACTGTTACCTGTTCCCTGGGCCCTTTAACTGGGCAAGAAGCCGTGAGAACTGCCTGTCTTTGGATGCCCATTTGATGCAAATTAATAGCACAGATGATCTG AACTTCATCTTACAAGCAACCTCCCATTCTAGCTCCCCGTTCTGGATAGGATTGCATCGGAAGAAACCCAACCAGCCATGGCTGTGGGACAATGGCTCTCCCTTGCGTCTTCACTT CTTTAGGATCAGGGGTGTTTCTTTCCAGACGCATCCGTCAGCCACCTGTGCATACCTTCAACAAGGGACCGTGTTTGCTGAAAGCTGCGGTTTATCTGCATTCAGCatatgccagaagaaggcaaatTTATCGCTAATGCGGTGA
- the Olr1 gene encoding oxidized low-density lipoprotein receptor 1 isoform X3 has product MNLEITFDDKMKPANDQPDQKSFVRKGKGLRLLSSPWWCPAAVTLVVLCLVLSVTLITQHTQFLQVSDLLKQYQENLTQQDHILEGQISAQQKAENTSQEVKRELKEMIDTLTQKLNKKAKEQEELLLQNQNLQEALQRAANSSEEAQRELKEMIDTLTWKLNEKAKEQEELLLQNQNLQEALQRAANSSGPCPEDWIWHKENCYLFPGPFNWARSRENCLSLDAHLMQINSTDDLLPVLDRIASEETQPAMAVGQWLSLASSLL; this is encoded by the exons ATGAATTTGGAAATTACTTTTGATGACAAGATGAAGCCTGCGAATGACCAGCCTGATCAGAAGTCGTTTGTCAGGAAGGGTAAAG GTCTCCGTTTGCTTTCCTCCCCATGGTGGTGTCCTGCTGCCGTGACGCTGGTGGTGCTTTGCCTGGTGTTGTCAGTGACCCTCATTACACAGCACACGCAAT TTCTTCAGGTATCTGACCTCCTAAAGCAATACCAGGAAAACCTTACTCAGCAAGATCATATCCTGGAGGGGCAAATATCAGCCCAGCAGAAGGCAGAAAACACTTCACAGGAGGTGAAGAGGGAACTGAAGGAAATGATAGACACCCTCACCCAGAAGCTGAATAAGAAAGCCAAAGAGCAGGAGGAGCTTCTGCTGCAGAACCAGAACCTCCAGGAAGCCCTGCAGAGAGCAGCCAACTCTTCAG AGGAGGCGCAGAGGGAACTGAAGGAAATGATAGACACCCTCACCTGGAAGCTGAATGAGAAAGCCAAAGAGCAGGAGGAACTTCTGCTGCAGAACCAGAACCTCCAGGAAGCCCTGCAGAGAGCAGCCAACTCTTCAG GTCCTTGTCCAGAAGACTGGATCTGGCACAAAGAAAACTGTTACCTGTTCCCTGGGCCCTTTAACTGGGCAAGAAGCCGTGAGAACTGCCTGTCTTTGGATGCCCATTTGATGCAAATTAATAGCACAGATGATCTG CTCCCCGTTCTGGATAGGATTGCATCGGAAGAAACCCAACCAGCCATGGCTGTGGGACAATGGCTCTCCCTTGCGTCTTCACTT CTTTAG